One window from the genome of Candidatus Zixiibacteriota bacterium encodes:
- a CDS encoding UDP-N-acetylmuramate--L-alanine ligase — MVKFGKLRKLYFVGIGGIGMSGMAEMLFNLGYQVSGSDLMESEVTDHLQEIGIPVYFEHKAENVGDANLVVYSAAVPQDNPELEYARQNKIIIVRRAEMLSELMRMKYSIGIAGTHGKTTTTSLIGQIMTHAGLDPTVIVGGRVIQFETNIKLGHSDYLVAEADEYDRSFLRMTPTEAVLTTLEEDHLDCYEDIDDLKRAFLQFANKVPFYGSVFINMDDPNLVSLIPELNHPVVTFGLASQADYQISNIKVEQHSTSFDVRTRRDELGRVTVGLPGVFNAMNSLAAIAVAMEHEIPFDKISEGLANFRGVNRRFEIIGETRGFMVVDDYGHHPTEVEVTLRAAKQGYDRPLVVVFQPHLYSRTRDFYRDFARALLAADVLIVAKIYPAREEPIEGITGHIIVESAKSFGHQNCHYVDDFELIPEFVSEHAPENSIVMTIGAGSIYRVAPKILEALGK; from the coding sequence ATGGTAAAATTTGGCAAACTGCGTAAACTATACTTCGTCGGAATCGGCGGTATCGGTATGTCCGGGATGGCTGAGATGCTGTTCAACCTCGGTTACCAGGTCAGCGGAAGCGACCTGATGGAAAGTGAGGTTACCGATCATTTGCAGGAGATCGGCATACCGGTTTACTTCGAGCATAAAGCCGAAAATGTCGGTGACGCCAACCTGGTTGTCTATTCGGCCGCTGTTCCACAGGACAATCCGGAGCTCGAGTACGCACGCCAGAATAAGATCATTATAGTCCGCCGGGCCGAGATGCTGTCCGAGCTGATGCGTATGAAATACTCGATCGGTATCGCCGGCACGCACGGCAAGACTACCACAACCTCATTGATCGGCCAGATTATGACCCACGCCGGACTCGATCCGACCGTTATCGTGGGCGGAAGAGTGATCCAGTTCGAGACCAATATCAAGCTCGGTCATTCCGATTACCTCGTGGCTGAAGCCGATGAATACGACCGTTCTTTTTTACGTATGACCCCGACCGAGGCGGTATTGACCACTCTCGAGGAAGATCATCTCGACTGCTATGAAGATATCGATGATCTCAAGCGCGCCTTTTTGCAGTTTGCCAACAAGGTGCCTTTCTATGGAAGCGTGTTTATCAACATGGACGATCCAAACCTGGTCAGCCTGATCCCGGAATTAAATCACCCGGTAGTGACTTTTGGCCTGGCCTCACAGGCAGATTACCAGATCTCGAATATAAAAGTTGAACAGCACAGCACATCCTTCGATGTTCGTACCCGCAGGGATGAACTGGGACGAGTTACGGTTGGACTGCCGGGAGTGTTCAATGCCATGAATTCACTGGCGGCGATTGCGGTCGCGATGGAGCATGAGATTCCATTTGACAAGATTTCTGAAGGGCTGGCAAATTTCCGCGGGGTCAATCGTCGCTTCGAAATTATCGGTGAAACCAGGGGCTTCATGGTGGTGGATGACTACGGGCATCATCCGACCGAGGTAGAAGTCACCCTGCGGGCCGCCAAGCAGGGCTACGACCGTCCATTGGTAGTCGTCTTCCAGCCCCACTTGTACAGCCGTACACGGGATTTTTACCGCGATTTCGCACGCGCGCTGTTGGCGGCAGATGTTTTAATCGTGGCAAAAATATATCCCGCACGCGAAGAACCGATCGAGGGCATAACCGGGCATATCATCGTCGAATCAGCCAAAAGCTTTGGACATCAAAACTGTCACTATGTCGACGATTTCGAGCTGATACCGGAGTTCGTTTCCGAACACGCGCCGGAAAATTCGATCGTGATGACTATCGGTGCCGGTTCGATCTATCGTGTGGCACCGAAAATCCTGGAGGCCTTGGGAAAATGA
- the ftsA gene encoding cell division protein FtsA, whose product MIQRHRGGLMGKNIVFTVVDIGSTKVTCLIASRNGQEDLEVIGSGTVQVENIYRKGILKNIDRASLAISEAVAKAESEAQLRVSNLTVGFSGDHLRSLNSLGVVAVSKTQNQIGEQDVESVIEAAQAINLPFEREILHVLPQEFYIDQGDGVRDPIGNTGVRLEVQVHIVTASTAATQAIYKAVRNAGFEITNLVMNPIVVGSSLLSAEEEEVGTLLLDIGGSTADVAVYHKGAVRHTASIGIGGKYVTNDIAVGLQIPYGLAEQIKLSHGHCFPADIGPDEMIDIPEIGGRKKSRISRVLLASIIEARMEEIFSLALNAARRSGYTDKLACGLILTGGGARLRGIDRLAEQVFSLPVKIGYPEKVNLPEEICGKPEYSAAVGLLAYSLRHPLEQENRRNLFARMFNKVEEVISSLFNI is encoded by the coding sequence ATGATTCAGCGACATAGAGGTGGGCTTATGGGAAAAAATATTGTTTTCACGGTGGTAGATATCGGATCGACGAAAGTCACCTGCCTGATTGCATCCCGCAATGGTCAGGAGGACCTGGAGGTGATCGGGTCCGGGACAGTACAGGTCGAGAATATCTATCGCAAAGGTATACTCAAAAATATCGATCGCGCCTCACTGGCGATCAGCGAGGCGGTGGCCAAGGCCGAATCAGAAGCCCAGCTCCGGGTCTCGAACCTCACAGTCGGATTTTCCGGGGATCACCTGCGTTCGCTCAATTCCCTGGGGGTGGTGGCGGTCTCCAAGACCCAGAACCAGATCGGCGAGCAGGATGTCGAAAGCGTAATCGAGGCCGCGCAGGCTATCAATCTTCCATTTGAACGGGAGATCCTGCATGTGCTCCCGCAGGAATTTTATATCGACCAGGGCGATGGTGTCAGGGACCCAATCGGCAATACCGGAGTGCGCCTGGAAGTCCAGGTGCATATAGTGACAGCCTCGACTGCCGCCACCCAGGCGATTTACAAGGCGGTTCGCAATGCCGGTTTCGAGATCACTAACCTGGTCATGAACCCGATCGTGGTTGGATCCTCGCTGTTGTCGGCCGAAGAGGAGGAGGTCGGTACACTGCTTCTCGATATAGGCGGATCGACTGCCGACGTCGCCGTTTACCATAAGGGCGCGGTTCGTCACACGGCCTCGATCGGTATCGGCGGTAAGTATGTCACCAATGATATCGCGGTCGGCCTGCAGATTCCCTACGGTCTTGCGGAGCAGATCAAGCTCTCCCACGGTCATTGTTTTCCGGCCGATATCGGTCCCGACGAGATGATCGATATCCCTGAGATCGGCGGTCGCAAAAAGAGCCGGATTTCGCGCGTGCTATTGGCTTCGATTATCGAGGCGCGTATGGAGGAGATCTTTTCCCTGGCGCTCAATGCCGCACGTCGTTCAGGTTACACCGACAAGCTGGCCTGCGGGTTGATCCTGACCGGGGGAGGTGCGCGCCTGCGCGGGATTGACCGCCTGGCGGAACAGGTCTTCAGCCTGCCGGTCAAAATCGGCTACCCGGAAAAAGTAAATTTACCGGAAGAAATCTGTGGTAAACCGGAGTATTCCGCCGCGGTCGGCCTGCTGGCATACAGCCTGCGTCATCCGCTGGAACAGGAGAACAGGCGCAACCTGTTCGCGCGAATGTTTAATAAAGTCGAGGAAGTAATCAGTTCTTTGTTCAATATATAG
- the ftsZ gene encoding cell division protein FtsZ, whose amino-acid sequence MIEFVPEDSNKAKIKVVGVGGAGGNAVNRMIEAGLTNVEFISINTDQQALDGSRASTRMQIGTRLTKGLGAGADPDTGRRAMEEDRDKVAEAIAGADMVFVTAGMGGGTGTGAAPIVAEIAKQQGSLTVAIVTKPFEFEGRKRMNRAMSGIHEIKDRVDTLIVIPNQRLIEIADKGTPLAEAFLIADDVLLHATRGISDLITVPGLINCDFADVRTVMKEMGDALMGTGICSGEDRAREAAYQAINSPLLEDLSIAGARGVLINICGGNDMTLHEVNEATSIITDAAGSDANIIFGAVIDHEAEGEIRVTVIATGFGKTTSEGDFDTSVVDLFTQPKSAGSQSEHSRTSDDREKHQEQPEVSETTEFNEENYEVPAYIRRNYPKNFDPMKNN is encoded by the coding sequence ATGATAGAGTTTGTGCCTGAAGACAGTAATAAAGCCAAGATCAAGGTCGTGGGTGTCGGGGGTGCCGGTGGCAACGCGGTCAACCGTATGATCGAAGCCGGTCTCACCAATGTCGAGTTCATCTCGATCAACACCGACCAGCAGGCCCTCGACGGCAGTCGGGCTTCGACCCGGATGCAGATCGGTACACGCCTGACCAAGGGGCTGGGAGCTGGTGCGGATCCGGATACCGGCCGTCGAGCGATGGAAGAGGACCGCGACAAAGTTGCCGAGGCGATCGCAGGAGCTGATATGGTATTCGTTACCGCCGGAATGGGGGGCGGTACCGGGACAGGAGCGGCACCAATTGTGGCCGAAATCGCCAAACAGCAGGGATCATTGACCGTGGCTATCGTCACAAAACCGTTCGAGTTCGAGGGGCGCAAGCGGATGAACCGGGCTATGAGCGGTATTCATGAGATCAAGGACCGGGTCGACACCTTGATCGTGATTCCTAACCAGAGACTGATCGAAATCGCCGACAAGGGCACTCCACTGGCTGAGGCGTTCTTGATCGCTGACGACGTCCTTCTGCACGCGACCCGCGGTATCTCCGACTTGATTACCGTACCCGGCCTGATCAACTGCGATTTTGCCGATGTCCGCACGGTTATGAAGGAGATGGGCGACGCGCTGATGGGTACCGGTATCTGCAGTGGCGAAGACCGCGCGCGCGAGGCCGCCTACCAGGCGATAAATTCACCGCTTCTGGAGGATCTCTCGATTGCCGGTGCACGCGGTGTATTGATCAATATCTGTGGTGGCAACGATATGACCCTGCATGAGGTCAACGAAGCGACTTCGATTATCACCGATGCCGCGGGTTCGGATGCCAACATCATTTTTGGCGCAGTCATTGATCATGAAGCAGAAGGAGAGATACGGGTCACAGTGATAGCTACCGGGTTTGGAAAAACCACCAGCGAGGGTGATTTTGATACTTCGGTTGTGGATCTTTTTACTCAACCCAAATCAGCCGGTTCTCAAAGTGAACATAGCAGAACAAGCGATGACAGAGAAAAACATCAGGAACAGCCGGAAGTTTCGGAAACAACCGAATTCAACGAGGAAAATTACGAGGTTCCGGCATATATTCGCAGAAACTATCCAAAAAACTTCGATCCCATGAAAAATAACTGA
- the thiM gene encoding hydroxyethylthiazole kinase has translation MSKIEKSAFETLEKMRRENPLVHNITNYVVMNYTANALLSMGASPVMAHAEEEVAEMASIAGALVINIGTLSKPWIASMLKAGRSANSNSTPVILDPVGAGATRLRTDTAKKIASDIELSVVRGNASEVLSMGGKEAQTKGVDSTHDVDQAKEAAVAIAKELNAVVAITGKVDLVTDGNTTYRVHNGHELMGMVTGTGCAATATIGAFCAVCNDALTATISALAYFGLAGEVAAGKTNLPGSYAVALIDALNQVTPEMLSENMKIEV, from the coding sequence ATGTCAAAGATAGAAAAATCAGCTTTTGAGACGCTTGAAAAAATGCGTCGGGAGAATCCGCTGGTACACAACATTACGAATTACGTGGTGATGAACTACACGGCCAATGCCCTTTTGTCAATGGGAGCATCTCCCGTGATGGCTCATGCCGAGGAAGAGGTGGCCGAAATGGCTTCTATCGCCGGTGCGCTGGTGATCAATATCGGCACTCTCTCAAAACCCTGGATTGCCTCTATGCTCAAGGCTGGCCGGTCCGCTAACAGCAATTCGACGCCTGTGATCCTGGATCCGGTCGGGGCGGGAGCGACCAGACTTCGTACCGATACCGCGAAGAAAATCGCCTCTGATATCGAGTTGAGCGTGGTGCGGGGTAACGCATCCGAGGTGCTCTCGATGGGGGGTAAGGAAGCTCAGACTAAGGGAGTCGATTCCACACATGATGTCGACCAGGCTAAAGAAGCTGCGGTTGCAATCGCAAAAGAACTGAATGCGGTCGTGGCAATCACCGGCAAAGTCGATTTGGTGACCGATGGCAATACCACATATCGGGTACACAATGGCCATGAACTGATGGGCATGGTGACTGGAACCGGCTGTGCCGCAACTGCAACAATCGGGGCTTTCTGTGCGGTTTGCAATGATGCTTTGACTGCGACAATTTCCGCGCTGGCATATTTTGGCCTGGCCGGTGAAGTGGCCGCGGGTAAAACCAACCTGCCCGGCTCCTATGCTGTCGCGCTGATCGATGCCTTAAATCAGGTCACTCCTGAAATGCTTTCGGAAAATATGAAAATCGAGGTCTGA
- the thiE gene encoding thiamine phosphate synthase — protein MSVDYSLYLVTDRSLSSGRSNLDIVKSAVEGGVTVVQLREKSAGTREFLHEALSVADYCSKNNVSLIINDRIDIALAVSADGVHLGQDDMPIEYARRIVGKEMIIGISVFNETEAVAAQKAGADYLGVSPLYTTPTKSELIEAVGLEGLARIRQAVAVPLVAIGSIKSHNAADVIKAGADGIAVVSAIVSDPDPKQAASDLVTVIRKAREEIS, from the coding sequence ATGTCTGTCGATTACTCGCTGTATCTGGTTACGGACCGTTCCCTGTCGAGCGGGCGTTCCAATCTCGACATCGTCAAGTCCGCAGTCGAGGGCGGAGTTACTGTTGTGCAACTGCGGGAGAAATCAGCCGGCACCCGCGAGTTTTTGCATGAAGCTCTCTCGGTTGCCGACTACTGCAGTAAAAATAACGTCAGCCTGATCATAAACGACAGGATCGATATCGCCCTGGCGGTCTCTGCCGATGGTGTGCACCTGGGGCAGGATGATATGCCGATCGAGTACGCTCGTCGCATTGTTGGAAAAGAAATGATAATCGGTATTTCGGTGTTTAACGAAACCGAGGCGGTCGCGGCTCAAAAAGCAGGTGCAGATTACCTGGGGGTTTCACCGCTCTACACCACTCCCACAAAATCAGAATTGATCGAGGCGGTCGGGCTGGAGGGACTGGCACGGATCCGCCAGGCAGTCGCTGTCCCGCTGGTGGCGATCGGCAGTATCAAATCCCACAATGCCGCAGATGTGATAAAGGCCGGTGCAGACGGTATCGCGGTGGTTTCGGCGATCGTCTCAGACCCTGATCCGAAACAGGCGGCATCAGATCTTGTTACAGTAATACGGAAAGCGCGTGAGGAGATATCATGA
- the thiL gene encoding thiamine-phosphate kinase, protein MKLKELGEFGFIDRIKVDALSRLEEDLVGIGDDCALFQVSQGRSILLTTDMLVERVHFLLDKMTLFQLGYKALAVNLSDIAASGGIAREAFISIAVPEKIEVADLEDIYRGMKALAVKYDVNITGGDTTGSFIDLVINIAVTGEIEKEQALYRNGARAGDLICVTGNLGDSATGLDILLNHPELKSDFESLVSQHLTPEPHLKQGRLIAKSKLASAMMDISDGLASDIRHICKASGVGAEIEIEQLPLSRDYQKYAHEHLNDPLKTALGVGEDYCLLVTLKRSNYDALSREMSANGYVLHAVGKITDSREITLKHPDGRTEQLQWGGWDHFKEKDV, encoded by the coding sequence ATGAAATTAAAGGAACTGGGCGAATTCGGGTTTATCGACAGGATAAAAGTCGATGCCCTGTCAAGGCTCGAAGAGGATCTCGTTGGTATCGGTGATGACTGCGCTTTGTTTCAGGTTTCTCAGGGCAGGTCGATTCTCTTGACCACCGATATGCTGGTCGAGAGGGTTCACTTTTTGCTGGACAAGATGACGCTTTTCCAACTCGGGTACAAAGCCCTGGCAGTGAATCTCTCCGATATTGCCGCCAGCGGAGGGATCGCGCGTGAAGCCTTTATCTCGATTGCAGTACCTGAAAAAATCGAAGTCGCCGATCTGGAGGATATCTATCGCGGTATGAAAGCCCTGGCAGTCAAGTACGATGTCAATATCACCGGGGGCGATACAACCGGATCATTTATCGACCTTGTGATCAATATCGCTGTAACCGGTGAGATTGAAAAAGAGCAGGCTCTTTACAGAAACGGCGCGAGAGCAGGCGACCTGATCTGTGTCACCGGGAATCTTGGTGATTCGGCTACCGGGCTCGATATTCTATTGAATCATCCCGAACTCAAATCCGATTTTGAATCTCTCGTGAGCCAGCACCTCACTCCCGAGCCTCATCTGAAGCAGGGTCGGTTGATCGCGAAATCCAAACTGGCCTCGGCTATGATGGATATCTCCGATGGTCTCGCTTCGGATATCCGCCATATCTGCAAAGCGTCGGGTGTCGGCGCCGAAATCGAAATCGAACAGCTTCCACTTTCCCGTGACTATCAAAAATACGCCCATGAGCATTTAAACGATCCGCTCAAGACCGCCCTTGGAGTGGGAGAAGATTACTGCCTTTTGGTAACATTGAAGCGGTCGAATTATGACGCGCTCTCGCGTGAGATGTCAGCTAACGGATATGTTTTGCACGCTGTCGGTAAAATCACGGATAGCCGAGAGATAACTTTAAAGCATCCCGATGGTCGTACTGAACAATTACAATGGGGAGGCTGGGATCATTTCAAGGAGAAGGATGTATGA
- the thiD gene encoding bifunctional hydroxymethylpyrimidine kinase/phosphomethylpyrimidine kinase — MTIAGSDSGGGAGIQADLKTFTALQTFGTTAITSLTSQNLSGVRSIQAVKPEIVRDQIELVAEGFSVRAVKTGMLYSAEIIEIIAQTLEKLELPNLVVDPVFAATSGARLIEDEAVETLKSRLFPLAKVITPNLAEAEYLAGMKIEETDQMKKALDLLVKRYPDAVFVIKGGHLKERALDLYGGGGIEAGELSSPMVANVNSHGSGCTFASAIAANLAHGKDVVEAMKEAKLYIDGGLKNSLILDGDLRLIDHFWQK, encoded by the coding sequence ATGACCATAGCGGGTTCGGATTCCGGTGGCGGTGCGGGAATCCAGGCAGACCTCAAGACTTTCACCGCCCTGCAAACATTCGGCACCACAGCGATCACCTCGCTGACATCGCAGAACCTCTCCGGGGTGCGTTCTATCCAGGCTGTCAAACCGGAGATAGTGCGCGATCAGATCGAGTTGGTGGCGGAGGGTTTTTCAGTACGGGCAGTCAAAACCGGCATGCTTTACTCGGCGGAGATAATCGAAATAATCGCGCAGACTCTGGAAAAACTTGAGCTCCCAAACCTTGTGGTAGATCCTGTTTTCGCCGCTACCTCGGGTGCCAGGCTGATCGAGGATGAGGCCGTCGAAACTCTAAAAAGCCGACTCTTCCCGCTGGCTAAAGTGATCACCCCCAACCTGGCCGAGGCGGAATATCTTGCTGGTATGAAGATCGAGGAGACAGATCAAATGAAAAAAGCGCTGGATCTGCTGGTTAAGAGATATCCGGATGCCGTGTTCGTGATCAAGGGAGGCCATCTCAAAGAGCGCGCGCTCGATCTGTATGGAGGCGGAGGGATCGAAGCTGGCGAGTTATCCTCACCCATGGTTGCGAATGTCAACAGCCATGGTTCCGGATGTACATTCGCCTCGGCGATAGCGGCTAATCTGGCTCATGGTAAAGATGTTGTCGAAGCGATGAAAGAAGCCAAGTTATATATCGATGGCGGGTTGAAAAACAGCCTTATCCTTGATGGCGATCTGCGTCTGATAGACCATTTCTGGCAGAAATAG
- a CDS encoding glycosyltransferase translates to MMKNNDRQTALILYASTGSGHLAASTSLKQAWKEMYPQDDVYLEDVLTYTNSIFSSLYSKGYDISVTKTPWLWGILYSHDEEITKYKPPTPFGWSMRNFILKRFIRKMVQVRPDYVVSTHFLASDSAVLLRKLNRFDFHYSIIVTDFALHSIWLSPWTDRVFVPAEFMKSELLAIKERLNLNENKIGVHGIPINPKYCNLPDKSELRKKFNLDPDILTLLVFRDVFSQRNFDLFVHFISNIDHPLQLILVAGKQWPLPEKYKKIFVENRISYRIFGYIDFMEELMAVADLAISKSGGLTTSECLAAGLPLAVYRPYPGQEEHNAEYLLEHGAGFKITQMASLQYRLRQLIEDREKREAMSEAASGISNPEAAYNIVKDLKSQSIGNGKKA, encoded by the coding sequence GCAGGATGATGTCTACCTTGAGGATGTGCTCACATATACTAACTCGATTTTTTCCAGTCTATACAGCAAGGGCTACGACATCTCGGTTACCAAAACACCCTGGCTATGGGGCATCCTGTATTCCCATGATGAGGAGATAACAAAGTACAAGCCCCCCACCCCGTTCGGCTGGTCGATGCGCAATTTCATTTTAAAGAGGTTTATCCGCAAGATGGTGCAGGTCAGGCCGGATTACGTGGTCTCGACTCACTTTTTAGCATCCGACAGTGCAGTGCTGTTGCGCAAGTTGAACCGCTTCGACTTTCATTATTCAATAATAGTTACCGATTTTGCCCTGCATTCGATCTGGCTCAGCCCCTGGACCGACAGGGTTTTCGTACCGGCTGAATTCATGAAATCGGAGCTTCTGGCAATCAAGGAACGTCTTAACCTCAATGAGAATAAAATCGGGGTGCATGGTATCCCGATTAATCCGAAGTATTGTAACCTTCCGGATAAAAGCGAATTGCGCAAGAAGTTCAACCTCGACCCGGACATATTGACGCTTCTGGTTTTTCGCGATGTTTTCTCGCAACGGAATTTCGACCTGTTCGTGCATTTCATCAGCAATATCGATCATCCCCTGCAACTGATACTGGTGGCCGGCAAACAGTGGCCCCTGCCTGAAAAATATAAGAAGATATTTGTTGAAAACCGCATATCATATCGTATATTTGGTTATATCGATTTCATGGAAGAATTGATGGCGGTCGCTGATCTGGCTATCAGCAAATCGGGAGGATTGACGACCTCGGAATGTCTTGCCGCGGGGTTGCCGCTTGCGGTCTATCGTCCCTATCCCGGCCAGGAGGAGCACAATGCTGAGTATCTTTTGGAGCATGGTGCCGGATTCAAGATCACCCAGATGGCCAGCCTGCAATACCGGCTCAGGCAATTGATCGAAGACCGTGAAAAAAGGGAGGCAATGAGCGAGGCGGCTTCTGGAATCTCTAACCCGGAAGCTGCGTATAACATTGTTAAAGACCTGAAATCGCAAAGTATCGGAAATGGCAAAAAAGCTTAA